Proteins encoded together in one Microbacterium sp. zg-Y625 window:
- a CDS encoding cold-shock protein, whose protein sequence is MPTGKVRFYDDEKGFGFISADDGQDVFLHASALPAGTTGLKPGTRLEFGVADGKRGLQALSVRVLEAPVSLAKRSRKPADDMAIIVEDLVKLLDGIGGDLRRGRYPSGSHAKKIAAVLRKVADDFEA, encoded by the coding sequence ATGCCCACCGGCAAGGTCAGGTTCTACGACGACGAGAAGGGGTTCGGCTTCATCTCCGCCGATGACGGCCAGGACGTCTTCCTGCACGCCTCCGCCCTCCCCGCCGGCACGACCGGCCTCAAGCCGGGCACACGGCTCGAGTTCGGTGTCGCCGACGGCAAGCGCGGACTGCAGGCGCTCTCGGTGCGGGTGCTCGAGGCGCCCGTCAGTCTCGCCAAGCGCTCCCGCAAGCCCGCCGACGACATGGCGATCATCGTCGAAGACCTCGTGAAGCTGCTCGACGGCATCGGTGGCGACCTGCGCCGCGGCCGCTACCCCAGCGGGTCGCACGCGAAGAAGATCGCGGCCGTGCTGCGCAAGGTAGCCGATGACTTCGAAGCCTGA
- a CDS encoding multidrug ABC transporter ATPase — MSTPTSRGEVPVHRIDRILAYMSFGLLLLSIVCFLAIMIGSANGADMREGVWPTVGALVWFTPPVAFVLVITLVILNFARRARANRAE; from the coding sequence ATGAGCACACCCACTTCACGCGGAGAGGTGCCGGTCCACAGGATCGACCGCATCCTGGCGTACATGTCCTTCGGCCTGCTGCTGCTGTCGATCGTGTGCTTCCTGGCGATCATGATCGGCTCCGCCAACGGCGCCGACATGCGCGAGGGCGTGTGGCCCACTGTGGGAGCGCTGGTCTGGTTCACCCCGCCCGTGGCCTTCGTCCTGGTGATCACGCTGGTGATCCTGAACTTCGCGCGAAGGGCGCGGGCCAACAGGGCGGAGTGA
- a CDS encoding helicase-associated domain-containing protein: MTHSADSRVLATWLAGQDDAALSALLSERGISPSATWEDFFDAAEGVQDAAPLTRALAALPRPLAEALVDAQGGTVAEPARPALIARALVTPDGTVYRAVAEAVAAAPLTEAPPQPAQSDPEPADAAAERAFTAAATLADILQLALTTPLARIGSGALGATERRRLMDAGIVDDAVTADELVTLSSVAGLTAPFDREWRVTTDGLQWLQAGTVDRWDQVARRLRDALPTALRTDGGGWSSPTEWRRAYPFDPAWPARAEQWRALLHRWALIGADGASAPWAAGLAAGGDADLDALRELLPPEVDRVFLQNDLTAIAPGPLAPHLDMRLRTMALRESRAQASSYRFTPDTIGAAITGGETAESLREFLTALSLTGLPQPLAYEIERTAARHGLIRVVEDPASGITLVRSDDRAVLDTLAVDQALRPLALMRHAEGLTSRSNPDAVFWALADARYPVSMEDTSGHTRTVLRHKLAAPPAAPTASPYEPLIGRLRGARESDSDAAWLGRELEQAVRAKALITVTVRLPDGSDRQFTLEASGLGGGRLRGRDKAADVERTLPVSSIQSVSPA; this comes from the coding sequence GTGACCCATTCGGCGGACTCCCGTGTGCTCGCGACCTGGCTCGCCGGCCAGGACGACGCCGCCCTCAGCGCGCTGCTGAGCGAACGGGGCATCTCGCCGTCGGCCACGTGGGAGGACTTCTTCGACGCCGCAGAGGGCGTGCAGGATGCCGCTCCTCTCACGCGTGCCCTCGCGGCGCTCCCCCGGCCCCTCGCCGAGGCGCTCGTCGATGCGCAGGGTGGCACCGTGGCCGAACCGGCACGGCCGGCACTGATCGCCCGCGCTCTGGTGACCCCCGACGGCACGGTCTACCGCGCCGTCGCCGAGGCGGTCGCGGCCGCTCCCCTCACCGAGGCGCCCCCGCAGCCGGCCCAGTCCGACCCCGAGCCGGCCGACGCCGCCGCGGAACGCGCGTTCACCGCCGCCGCGACGCTCGCCGACATCCTGCAGCTGGCACTGACCACCCCGCTCGCCCGCATCGGCTCCGGCGCGCTGGGCGCGACGGAACGTCGACGACTGATGGATGCCGGCATCGTCGACGACGCCGTCACCGCCGACGAACTGGTGACCCTGTCATCGGTGGCGGGCCTCACCGCCCCCTTCGACAGGGAATGGCGCGTCACCACCGACGGCCTGCAGTGGCTGCAGGCCGGCACGGTCGACCGCTGGGACCAGGTGGCACGCCGCCTGCGCGACGCCCTGCCGACCGCTCTGCGCACCGACGGGGGCGGCTGGTCGTCGCCGACCGAGTGGCGGCGGGCCTATCCCTTCGACCCGGCCTGGCCCGCGCGTGCGGAGCAGTGGCGCGCGCTGCTGCACCGCTGGGCGCTGATCGGTGCGGACGGCGCCAGCGCCCCGTGGGCGGCCGGACTCGCCGCCGGCGGCGACGCCGATCTTGACGCGCTGCGCGAGCTGCTGCCGCCGGAGGTCGACCGCGTCTTCCTGCAGAACGACCTGACCGCGATCGCGCCGGGGCCTCTCGCGCCGCACCTCGACATGCGCCTGCGCACCATGGCGCTGCGGGAATCCCGCGCCCAGGCCTCGAGCTACCGGTTCACGCCCGACACCATCGGGGCGGCGATCACCGGCGGCGAGACGGCCGAGTCGCTGCGCGAATTTCTCACCGCGCTCTCGCTGACCGGCCTGCCCCAGCCGCTCGCGTACGAGATCGAGCGCACCGCGGCACGGCACGGGCTCATCCGGGTCGTCGAGGATCCGGCATCCGGCATCACCCTCGTGCGCAGCGACGACCGCGCCGTGCTCGACACGCTCGCCGTGGACCAGGCGCTGCGGCCCCTCGCCCTCATGCGGCACGCAGAAGGACTGACGTCGCGCTCGAACCCCGACGCGGTGTTCTGGGCGCTCGCCGACGCGCGCTACCCCGTGAGCATGGAGGACACCTCCGGCCACACCCGCACCGTGCTGCGCCACAAGCTGGCCGCTCCCCCGGCGGCGCCGACGGCGAGCCCGTACGAGCCGCTGATCGGGCGGCTGCGCGGCGCGCGGGAGTCCGACTCGGATGCCGCGTGGCTCGGCCGCGAGCTCGAACAGGCCGTGCGCGCGAAGGCGCTCATCACCGTCACGGTGCGGCTGCCCGACGGATCCGACCGGCAGTTCACGCTCGAAGCCAGCGGGCTGGGCGGTGGGCGTCTGCGCGGCCGCGACAAGGCCGCCGACGTCGAGCGGACCCTGCCGGTCTCCAGCATCCAGTCGGTCAGCCCCGCCTGA
- a CDS encoding glycoside hydrolase family 3 N-terminal domain-containing protein, with protein sequence MTSHVTPDAPYLDAALPVSERIADLLSRMTVEEKVGQMMQLDARDDVEDQVLRRHVGSILHASPERLRLAHDLVAQTRLRIPLLVGEDAIHGHSFFVGSTIYPTQLGMAASWDADLLERVARATAVEVAATGVHWTFSPVLCIARDLRWGRVDETFGEDPFLIGELASAMVRGYQGGGLSDDTAILATAKHFAGYSETQGGRDASEADLSRRKLRSWFLPPFERVAKEGCRTFMLGYQSIDGVPITVNDWLLNDVLRGEWGYTGTLITDWDNVGRMVWEQKVQPDHAHAAAAAVKAGNDMIMTTPGFFQGALDAIAQGTLAESDIDRAVSRILKLKFEFGLFENPRLPDTARIAEVVGSDAHAELNREAARRSLVLLRNDGVLPLTDATTTDADGRAAAAGPARRIAVVGPLADDAQTQLGDWAGSSGQADWLPDGQPRHMITTVREGLEAHTPASWSVEYARGADILTLAEDPEGAFFPDGQPRPQVVVPCAPDDALIAEAVAAAERSDVVVAVVGDRIELVGEGRSTATLELIGGQIALLEALAATGKPLVVVLLASKPLVLPASVQDAAAVVWAANPGMAGGHALAELLLGLVEPSGRLPISFARHSGQQPTYYNQIRGQHGDRYADLTQSPAWAFGEGLGYTEVEYDALTIDVAELGTDDVVHASVTVRNLGDRPAHEVVQVYVRDVVTSVSWTDKELKAYRRVEVAPRSETTVRLELPVADCTIVDAEGRRIVEPGAFELLVGRSSRDSALLSAPFTVQG encoded by the coding sequence ATGACCTCGCACGTGACCCCCGACGCCCCATACCTTGACGCCGCGCTGCCGGTGTCCGAGCGCATCGCCGACCTGCTCTCGCGCATGACCGTCGAAGAGAAGGTCGGGCAGATGATGCAGCTCGACGCGCGCGACGACGTCGAGGACCAGGTGCTGCGCCGCCACGTCGGCTCGATCCTGCATGCCTCGCCCGAGCGCCTGCGCCTCGCCCACGACCTCGTCGCCCAGACGCGGCTGCGCATCCCGCTGCTCGTCGGTGAGGATGCCATCCACGGCCACTCGTTCTTCGTCGGCTCGACGATCTACCCGACGCAACTGGGCATGGCCGCCTCGTGGGACGCCGACCTGCTCGAGCGGGTCGCCCGCGCGACGGCGGTCGAGGTGGCCGCCACCGGCGTGCACTGGACCTTCTCGCCCGTGCTGTGCATCGCCCGGGACCTGCGCTGGGGACGCGTCGACGAGACGTTCGGCGAGGACCCGTTCCTCATCGGCGAGCTGGCCTCGGCGATGGTGCGCGGCTACCAGGGAGGCGGCCTGTCGGACGACACCGCGATCCTGGCGACGGCGAAGCACTTCGCCGGCTACTCCGAGACGCAGGGCGGGCGGGATGCCAGCGAGGCCGACCTGTCGCGCCGCAAGCTGCGCTCGTGGTTCCTGCCGCCGTTCGAGCGGGTGGCGAAGGAAGGATGCCGCACCTTCATGCTCGGCTACCAGTCGATCGACGGCGTGCCCATCACCGTCAACGACTGGCTGCTGAACGACGTGCTGCGCGGCGAGTGGGGCTACACCGGCACCCTCATCACCGACTGGGACAATGTCGGGCGCATGGTGTGGGAGCAGAAGGTGCAGCCCGACCACGCCCACGCCGCCGCGGCCGCCGTCAAGGCCGGCAACGACATGATCATGACCACCCCCGGGTTCTTCCAGGGGGCGCTCGACGCGATCGCGCAGGGCACGCTGGCCGAGTCCGACATCGACCGCGCCGTCTCGCGCATCCTGAAGCTCAAGTTCGAATTCGGACTGTTCGAGAACCCGCGCCTGCCCGACACCGCCCGCATCGCCGAGGTCGTCGGCAGCGACGCGCACGCCGAGCTCAACCGCGAGGCTGCCCGCCGCTCCCTCGTGCTGCTGCGCAACGACGGCGTGCTGCCGCTCACCGACGCGACGACGACGGATGCCGACGGGCGCGCCGCCGCAGCGGGCCCGGCTCGGCGCATCGCCGTCGTCGGCCCCCTCGCCGACGACGCGCAGACGCAGCTGGGCGACTGGGCGGGCAGCTCGGGACAGGCCGACTGGCTGCCCGACGGACAGCCGCGCCACATGATCACGACCGTCCGCGAAGGCCTGGAAGCGCACACTCCGGCATCCTGGAGCGTCGAGTACGCGCGGGGCGCCGACATCCTGACGCTCGCCGAAGACCCCGAGGGCGCGTTCTTCCCCGACGGGCAGCCGCGGCCGCAGGTCGTGGTGCCGTGCGCCCCCGACGACGCGCTGATCGCCGAGGCCGTCGCCGCCGCCGAGCGCTCGGACGTCGTGGTCGCCGTCGTGGGCGACCGCATCGAGCTCGTGGGTGAGGGCCGCTCGACGGCGACACTGGAGCTCATCGGCGGCCAGATCGCGCTGCTTGAGGCGCTGGCCGCCACCGGCAAGCCGCTGGTCGTCGTGCTGCTGGCATCCAAGCCGCTGGTGCTGCCGGCGTCGGTGCAGGATGCCGCGGCCGTGGTGTGGGCGGCGAACCCCGGTATGGCCGGCGGGCATGCTCTTGCCGAACTGCTTCTCGGGCTCGTTGAGCCGAGCGGGCGTCTGCCGATCTCGTTCGCGCGCCACTCCGGCCAGCAGCCGACGTACTACAACCAGATCCGCGGGCAGCACGGCGACCGGTACGCCGACCTCACCCAGAGCCCGGCGTGGGCGTTCGGCGAGGGCCTCGGCTACACCGAGGTCGAGTACGACGCGCTCACGATCGACGTCGCCGAGCTCGGCACCGACGACGTCGTGCACGCGAGCGTGACGGTGCGCAACCTCGGCGACCGCCCCGCCCACGAGGTCGTGCAGGTGTACGTGCGCGACGTCGTGACGTCGGTCAGCTGGACCGACAAAGAGCTGAAGGCCTACCGCCGCGTCGAGGTGGCACCGCGCAGCGAAACCACCGTGCGCCTCGAGTTGCCGGTGGCGGACTGCACCATCGTCGATGCCGAGGGCCGCCGCATCGTCGAGCCGGGCGCGTTCGAGCTGCTCGTGGGCCGCTCGTCGCGGGATTCGGCGCTGCTGTCCGCACCCTTCACCGTGCAGGGCTGA
- a CDS encoding DUF3027 domain-containing protein, with product MTSKPEPADERLLHAHDIARAALREVTPDVTVGDAAGYTLEDDGVVSLRFNNRMPGYPGWFWTVSVAVVEGSDPTVLEVELLPGDGALLAPEWVPWAVRLADYQAAQEAQAEAARAAGELTDADADERDADEDDDVDIDDLDDLDAADFDDDGSAILHGGDLDGVDIDELDESGDVDASFDDAVDDDDADEDDDDDADDDDESDDDDESDDDDESYSAS from the coding sequence ATGACTTCGAAGCCTGAGCCCGCCGACGAGCGGCTGCTCCACGCGCACGACATCGCCCGCGCGGCCCTTCGCGAGGTGACCCCTGACGTGACCGTCGGCGATGCCGCGGGCTACACCCTCGAAGACGACGGCGTCGTCTCGCTGCGCTTCAACAACCGGATGCCGGGATACCCCGGCTGGTTCTGGACGGTCAGCGTCGCCGTGGTCGAAGGCTCCGATCCGACCGTCCTCGAGGTCGAGCTGCTCCCCGGCGACGGTGCGCTGCTGGCCCCCGAGTGGGTGCCGTGGGCGGTGCGTCTCGCCGATTACCAGGCCGCGCAGGAGGCTCAGGCCGAGGCGGCCCGCGCAGCCGGCGAGCTGACGGACGCGGATGCCGACGAGCGCGACGCGGACGAGGACGACGATGTGGACATCGACGACCTCGACGACCTGGATGCCGCGGACTTCGACGACGACGGCTCGGCCATCTTGCACGGCGGTGACCTCGACGGCGTCGACATCGACGAACTCGACGAGAGCGGGGACGTCGACGCGAGCTTCGACGACGCGGTCGACGATGACGACGCGGACGAGGACGACGACGACGACGCGGACGACGACGACGAGTCTGACGACGACGACGAGTCTGACGACGACGACGAGTCCTACTCCGCCAGCTGA
- a CDS encoding TetR/AcrR family transcriptional regulator produces the protein MSSTRHRALQAAVQLVGGEGIRALTHGRVDAAAALPAGSTSNHFRTRTALVAGVIEWIAAEERGDAGLPAIRTRDDLVSGLSRMIEVQSGPQALRTRARYALFLESDAETSRPLVEQRAAFETWIGGILREIGGPPAERQTRFLMAAAEGLLLHRLTVDPQASIDAVIARAVDAALAP, from the coding sequence ATGAGCAGCACGCGTCATCGAGCACTGCAGGCCGCCGTGCAACTGGTCGGCGGTGAGGGCATCCGCGCCCTCACCCACGGACGGGTGGATGCCGCAGCGGCGCTGCCCGCGGGCTCGACGTCGAACCACTTCCGCACGCGGACCGCGCTCGTCGCCGGGGTCATCGAGTGGATCGCCGCCGAAGAGCGCGGCGACGCCGGCCTGCCGGCCATCCGCACGCGCGACGACCTGGTCAGCGGCCTGTCCCGCATGATCGAGGTGCAGTCCGGCCCGCAGGCCCTGCGCACCCGCGCCCGCTACGCCCTGTTCCTCGAGTCGGATGCCGAGACGTCGCGTCCGCTCGTCGAGCAGCGTGCCGCGTTCGAGACCTGGATCGGCGGCATCCTGCGGGAGATCGGCGGCCCCCCGGCCGAGCGGCAGACGCGGTTCCTCATGGCCGCAGCGGAGGGTCTGCTGCTGCACCGCCTTACCGTCGACCCCCAGGCCTCGATCGACGCGGTCATCGCGCGCGCGGTCGACGCTGCGCTTGCTCCGTAG
- a CDS encoding alpha/beta fold hydrolase: MDTSHVGEPIAETAHWTPPLPEAPGFEHAVIETPGLRSHVASVGEGPPVVLLHGFPQHWWQWRQVAPAIARRGYRVICPDLRGAGWTTADDSRIGHETRLHDLVALLDVLGVDQAHVMTHDLGAITGMHLAYTYPDRVRSLVQLSVPPGFLRFTPKMMPAFKHYPPLILRSPRRSLRWLFAPPYLTHPMSEATLDGYLRVEERPEIGRATRAVLFGIITPEIPRLVGPYYKKRRLQPPTLVAFGRHDRPFTEPMVRRMCRDHERHADRFELAFVEDASHFVTDDAPDAVTALALDWFERRES, encoded by the coding sequence ATGGATACGTCGCACGTCGGCGAACCGATCGCCGAAACCGCCCACTGGACTCCACCGCTGCCGGAGGCGCCGGGGTTCGAGCACGCGGTCATCGAGACGCCGGGGCTGCGCAGCCACGTCGCGAGCGTCGGGGAGGGGCCTCCCGTCGTGCTGCTGCACGGATTCCCGCAGCACTGGTGGCAGTGGCGGCAGGTCGCACCGGCGATCGCGCGGCGCGGCTATCGGGTCATCTGCCCAGACCTGCGCGGAGCCGGGTGGACGACGGCCGATGACTCCCGCATCGGGCACGAGACGCGGCTGCATGACCTCGTCGCCCTGCTGGATGTCCTCGGAGTCGACCAGGCGCACGTGATGACCCACGACCTCGGCGCGATCACCGGGATGCACCTCGCGTACACGTACCCGGATCGGGTCCGGAGCCTCGTGCAGCTGTCGGTTCCGCCGGGGTTCCTCAGGTTCACGCCGAAGATGATGCCCGCGTTCAAGCACTATCCGCCGCTGATCCTGCGCAGTCCCCGGCGGTCGCTGCGGTGGCTGTTCGCGCCGCCGTATCTCACCCATCCGATGAGCGAGGCGACTCTCGACGGGTACCTGCGCGTCGAGGAGCGGCCGGAGATCGGCCGCGCCACGCGGGCGGTGCTGTTCGGCATCATCACCCCGGAGATCCCCCGGCTGGTCGGTCCGTACTACAAGAAGCGCAGGCTGCAGCCGCCGACGCTCGTCGCGTTCGGGCGCCACGACCGCCCGTTCACCGAGCCGATGGTGCGCCGCATGTGCCGCGACCACGAGCGGCATGCGGACCGGTTCGAACTGGCGTTCGTGGAGGATGCCTCGCACTTCGTCACCGACGACGCACCGGATGCCGTGACCGCGCTGGCCCTGGACTGGTTCGAGCGGAGGGAGTCGTAG
- a CDS encoding DNA repair helicase XPB gives MADGPLIVQSDRTVLLEVAHPDAETARHELAIFAELERAPEHIHTYRITRLGLWNARAAGHDADDMLATLDRWSRFPVPASVSMDLRETVNRYGRLVIERADVEGFGEGVLVLRSTDNAVLSEVSRNKRISPLLIGRPTPDTFVVDAWARGQIKQELLKIGWPAEDHAGYTPGTPHPIELAEDGWSLRPYQRTAVDTFHEGGSGVVVLPCGAGKTLVGAGAMAQTKTTTLILVTNTVSARQWRDELLKRTSLTPEEIGEYSGQVKEIKPVTIATYQILTAKRGGQYAHLSLLDALDWGLIVYDEVHLLPAPVFKLTADLQARRRLGLTATLVREDGREGDVFSLIGPKRFDAPWKEIEAQGFISPAICYEVRVDLPVDERLEYAASADEDRYRLAATAPVKIDVVRDLVARHEGEQILVIGQYLDQIDELAEALGAPKITGAVPVDEREQLYQQFRVGEVPVLVVSKVANFSIDLPEASVAIQVSGSFGSRQEEAQRLGRLLRPKTNGHTASFYTLIARDTVDQDFAQNRQRFLAEQGYSYTILDAEQVAGRAALGA, from the coding sequence ATGGCTGACGGCCCTCTCATCGTGCAGAGCGACCGGACGGTGCTGCTTGAAGTAGCCCATCCGGACGCCGAAACCGCGCGCCACGAACTGGCGATCTTCGCCGAGCTCGAGCGCGCCCCCGAGCACATCCACACGTACCGCATCACCCGGCTGGGCCTCTGGAACGCGCGGGCCGCCGGCCACGACGCCGACGACATGCTCGCGACCCTCGACCGCTGGTCGCGGTTCCCGGTGCCGGCGTCCGTGTCGATGGACCTGCGCGAGACGGTCAACCGCTACGGGCGCCTGGTCATCGAGCGGGCCGACGTCGAGGGTTTCGGTGAGGGCGTGCTCGTGCTGCGCTCCACCGACAACGCGGTGCTGTCGGAGGTCTCGCGCAACAAGCGCATCAGCCCGCTGCTGATCGGCCGCCCCACCCCCGACACCTTCGTCGTGGATGCCTGGGCGCGCGGGCAGATCAAGCAGGAGCTGCTGAAGATCGGCTGGCCGGCCGAGGACCACGCCGGTTACACCCCCGGCACCCCGCACCCCATCGAGCTCGCCGAAGACGGCTGGTCGCTGCGGCCCTACCAGCGCACCGCTGTGGACACCTTCCACGAGGGCGGGTCCGGCGTCGTGGTGCTCCCCTGTGGTGCGGGCAAGACGCTCGTCGGCGCGGGCGCGATGGCCCAGACCAAGACGACGACGCTGATCCTCGTGACCAACACCGTCAGCGCGCGGCAGTGGCGCGACGAGCTGCTCAAGCGCACGTCGCTGACGCCCGAGGAGATCGGCGAGTACTCCGGCCAGGTCAAGGAGATCAAGCCGGTCACGATCGCCACGTACCAGATCCTCACCGCCAAGCGCGGGGGCCAGTACGCCCACCTCTCGCTGCTGGACGCCCTCGACTGGGGCCTCATCGTCTACGACGAGGTGCACCTGCTGCCGGCGCCGGTGTTCAAGCTCACCGCCGACCTGCAGGCCCGGCGGCGCCTCGGCCTCACGGCCACCCTCGTGCGCGAGGACGGCCGCGAGGGCGACGTCTTCAGCCTCATCGGCCCGAAGCGGTTCGACGCACCCTGGAAGGAGATCGAGGCCCAGGGCTTCATCTCCCCCGCCATCTGCTACGAAGTGCGCGTGGACCTGCCCGTCGACGAGCGGCTGGAGTACGCGGCATCCGCCGACGAGGATCGCTACCGGCTCGCCGCCACCGCGCCGGTGAAGATCGACGTGGTGCGCGACCTCGTCGCCCGGCATGAGGGCGAGCAGATCCTCGTGATCGGGCAGTACCTCGACCAGATCGACGAGCTGGCCGAGGCGCTCGGCGCGCCGAAGATCACCGGCGCCGTTCCCGTCGACGAGCGCGAGCAGCTGTACCAGCAGTTCCGGGTCGGCGAGGTGCCGGTGCTGGTGGTCTCGAAGGTCGCGAACTTCTCGATCGACCTGCCCGAGGCATCCGTCGCTATCCAGGTCTCGGGGTCCTTCGGCTCCCGCCAGGAGGAGGCCCAGCGCCTCGGACGCCTGCTGCGCCCCAAGACCAACGGGCACACCGCGAGCTTCTACACCCTCATCGCCCGCGACACCGTCGACCAGGACTTCGCGCAGAACCGGCAGCGGTTCCTCGCCGAGCAGGGGTACTCGTACACGATCCTCGACGCCGAGCAGGTCGCCGGGCGGGCGGCGCTGGGCGCCTGA
- a CDS encoding response regulator transcription factor, protein MTAPRILVVDDEPNIRDLLITSLRFAGFQVRAVSNGAQTISAVLEEEPDLIVLDVMLPDMNGFSVTKRLRGAGYTAPILFLTAKDETEDKITGLNAGGDDYVTKPFSLDEIVARIQAILRRTMQADEESIIRAGELTMDQDTHDVLVGDVSIDLSPTEFKLLRYLMLNPNRVLSKAQILDHVWEYDFNGDAGIVESYISYLRRKIDPHSSEPLIQTKRGFGYMLKAGKSA, encoded by the coding sequence ATGACCGCGCCTCGCATCCTTGTCGTCGACGATGAGCCGAACATCCGCGACCTGCTCATCACGAGCCTGCGCTTCGCAGGATTCCAGGTGCGCGCCGTCTCCAACGGCGCCCAGACGATCTCTGCCGTCCTCGAAGAGGAACCGGACCTGATCGTGCTCGACGTCATGCTCCCGGACATGAACGGGTTCAGCGTCACCAAGCGTCTGCGCGGCGCCGGCTACACCGCCCCCATCCTCTTCCTCACCGCGAAGGACGAGACCGAGGACAAGATCACCGGACTCAACGCCGGCGGCGACGACTACGTCACCAAGCCCTTCAGCCTCGACGAGATCGTCGCGCGCATCCAGGCGATCCTGCGCCGGACGATGCAGGCCGACGAGGAGTCCATCATCCGTGCCGGCGAACTGACGATGGACCAGGACACCCACGATGTGCTCGTCGGCGACGTGTCGATCGACCTCTCCCCCACCGAGTTCAAGCTGCTGCGCTACCTCATGCTCAACCCCAACCGAGTGCTCAGCAAGGCGCAGATCCTCGATCACGTGTGGGAGTACGACTTCAACGGCGACGCCGGCATCGTGGAGAGCTACATCTCCTACCTGCGGCGCAAGATCGATCCGCACTCGTCCGAGCCCCTCATCCAGACCAAGCGGGGCTTCGGCTACATGCTGAAGGCGGGCAAGTCCGCGTGA